One region of Natrinema salaciae genomic DNA includes:
- a CDS encoding universal stress protein — MAPTVLVAFDESPQAIAALRHALATDDDASIHVLYVNDPWEWAGAGGLGDIFSAEVAFERSQDDAAAVIATAAEIAREYDTEITTATEIGTVPETIVAYAAEHDVCHIVLGSHGRRGLKRFLLGSVAEQVVRQSPVTVTIVREETSGADP, encoded by the coding sequence ATGGCCCCCACCGTCCTCGTCGCGTTCGACGAATCGCCGCAGGCGATCGCCGCGTTGCGCCACGCGCTCGCGACCGACGACGACGCTTCGATTCACGTCCTCTACGTGAACGACCCCTGGGAGTGGGCCGGTGCCGGTGGGCTCGGCGACATCTTCTCCGCGGAGGTCGCGTTCGAACGATCGCAGGACGACGCCGCCGCGGTGATCGCGACGGCCGCGGAGATCGCTCGAGAGTACGACACGGAGATCACGACGGCGACGGAGATCGGAACCGTCCCCGAGACGATCGTCGCGTACGCGGCGGAACACGATGTCTGTCACATCGTCCTCGGCAGTCACGGCAGACGCGGCCTCAAGCGATTCCTGTTGGGCAGCGTCGCAGAACAGGTCGTTCGGCAGTCCCCCGTTACGGTGACGATCGTTCGGGAGGAGACCTCGGGAGCCGACCCGTGA
- a CDS encoding universal stress protein, whose protein sequence is MGTHVLVPLDGSPQSWAAFDYAVANYDGETITTLHVVDPLEGVYSDYGGGYYDSQTHERAVERGEEFGDQARERADDAGILETTILEHAVETGQPARTILEFADENGVDHVVMGSHGRTGVARVLLGSVAETVMRRAPIPVTVVR, encoded by the coding sequence ATGGGAACACACGTACTCGTCCCGCTCGATGGCTCACCGCAATCGTGGGCGGCGTTCGACTACGCCGTCGCGAATTACGATGGCGAGACGATCACGACGTTGCACGTCGTCGATCCGCTGGAAGGCGTCTACAGCGATTACGGCGGCGGCTACTACGACTCGCAGACCCACGAACGGGCCGTCGAACGTGGCGAGGAGTTCGGCGACCAGGCGCGTGAGCGCGCCGACGACGCGGGGATTCTCGAGACGACCATCCTCGAGCACGCGGTCGAAACGGGCCAGCCCGCTCGGACGATTCTCGAGTTCGCCGACGAGAACGGTGTCGATCACGTCGTCATGGGGAGCCACGGTCGGACCGGCGTCGCGCGGGTGTTACTCGGAAGCGTCGCCGAGACCGTGATGCGGCGAGCCCCGATACCGGTAACGGTAGTCCGGTAA
- a CDS encoding dodecin family protein has protein sequence MPAVKVIRVMGTSEESWEAAAHEAFQEASQSVDDISGINVEKWTADVEDGEIVQYKATTEIAFPVQH, from the coding sequence ATGCCAGCAGTCAAAGTTATCCGCGTGATGGGAACGTCAGAAGAGTCCTGGGAAGCGGCCGCTCACGAAGCGTTCCAGGAAGCGAGCCAATCGGTCGACGACATCTCCGGCATCAACGTCGAAAAGTGGACGGCCGACGTCGAAGACGGCGAGATCGTACAGTACAAGGCGACGACCGAAATCGCATTCCCGGTCCAGCACTGA
- a CDS encoding DUF2267 domain-containing protein translates to MNFDEFTGEIQHRLELPGTGETVRAIRATLVTLGERIPEGAADDLAASLPMEIRWYMTGAVSEHGQRFDWREFVSRVSDIEGCDASEAAYHARVVIDLVHTQVPPSDFRQLRDQLPEDRRDENWGKLFEVVDAGGWGDAEEAQTGGGPQPESE, encoded by the coding sequence ATGAATTTCGACGAGTTCACCGGCGAGATCCAGCACCGCCTCGAGCTGCCCGGAACGGGCGAAACCGTCCGCGCGATCAGAGCCACGCTCGTGACGCTCGGCGAACGGATTCCGGAGGGGGCGGCCGACGATCTCGCGGCGTCGCTTCCGATGGAGATCCGCTGGTACATGACCGGCGCCGTCAGTGAGCACGGCCAGCGCTTCGACTGGCGGGAATTCGTCTCGCGAGTGAGCGACATCGAAGGGTGTGATGCGTCCGAGGCCGCGTACCACGCTCGCGTCGTGATCGATCTCGTCCACACGCAGGTTCCTCCGTCCGATTTCCGACAACTTCGCGATCAGCTTCCCGAAGATCGACGCGACGAGAACTGGGGGAAACTGTTCGAGGTCGTCGACGCCGGCGGCTGGGGCGACGCCGAAGAGGCACAGACGGGCGGTGGCCCACAACCCGAGAGCGAGTAA
- a CDS encoding AI-2E family transporter, which translates to MVETDFSGRSVRDWPGRERLGWWALGAVLLAVLGLLVDQYLPWLVFGLFIYYVARPITRRLEQRIASPTLVAALTLLLIVVPIIALVGVLLLVALGQLVTAISNAPVDRIVAQLPIPVPDLPNTPTEVYDTTMLLIQEPSVQTLLGTVGGAIGAIGAVLFNAFVSLLIAFFLLINDRGIAAWFESNVFGEDSLASAYLSAIDRGLGSVYFGYTMTIFAVVILSAVLYAVFNLAAPAGIAIPSAVLFAVVTGLFTLVPLVGRSIVYATIAAILAVQAIAIEPRLLWVPLVFLAVMIVAFDNLVRTYIRPSLSGRLLDTGLVMFAYLFGPPLFGWSGIFLGPFLMLFIVTYVRLILPILADPAHENAGIETEHTLDEFAESAPDQQDERSSEADRSDFGPDDGPTV; encoded by the coding sequence ATGGTCGAAACCGATTTTTCAGGACGGAGCGTCCGCGACTGGCCGGGGCGCGAACGCCTCGGATGGTGGGCGCTGGGGGCCGTACTACTGGCCGTGCTCGGACTCCTCGTCGATCAGTATCTCCCGTGGCTCGTCTTCGGACTGTTCATTTACTACGTCGCGCGGCCCATCACCCGACGACTCGAGCAGCGCATCGCCTCGCCGACGCTCGTCGCCGCACTGACGCTGCTCCTCATCGTCGTCCCGATCATCGCACTGGTCGGGGTGCTCTTACTCGTCGCACTGGGGCAACTCGTGACGGCGATCTCGAACGCACCGGTGGACAGGATCGTCGCACAGTTACCGATCCCGGTGCCGGATCTCCCGAACACGCCGACGGAAGTGTACGACACGACGATGCTGTTGATCCAGGAGCCGTCGGTCCAAACCCTCCTGGGCACGGTCGGCGGAGCGATCGGCGCGATCGGCGCGGTGCTGTTCAACGCGTTCGTATCGCTGCTGATCGCGTTCTTCCTGCTGATCAACGACCGCGGCATCGCCGCCTGGTTCGAGTCGAACGTGTTCGGCGAGGACAGCCTCGCATCGGCGTACCTGTCGGCGATCGATCGCGGGTTGGGGTCGGTCTACTTCGGGTACACGATGACGATCTTCGCGGTCGTCATCCTCTCGGCCGTTCTCTACGCGGTGTTCAACCTCGCTGCGCCGGCGGGGATAGCGATCCCCTCGGCGGTGCTGTTCGCCGTCGTTACCGGTCTCTTCACGCTCGTCCCGCTCGTCGGACGATCGATCGTCTACGCGACGATCGCTGCCATCCTCGCCGTCCAGGCGATCGCGATCGAGCCACGGCTCCTCTGGGTCCCGCTGGTGTTCCTCGCGGTCATGATCGTCGCGTTCGACAACCTCGTCCGAACGTACATCCGGCCGTCTCTCTCCGGACGACTGCTCGACACCGGGCTGGTCATGTTCGCGTACCTGTTCGGCCCGCCGCTGTTTGGCTGGTCGGGCATCTTCCTCGGCCCGTTCCTGATGCTGTTTATCGTGACGTACGTCCGGCTGATCCTCCCGATCCTGGCTGATCCGGCGCACGAGAACGCCGGCATAGAGACCGAGCATACGCTCGACGAGTTCGCCGAGAGCGCCCCCGACCAGCAGGACGAACGGTCGTCCGAAGCGGATCGCTCCGATTTCGGGCCGGACGACGGGCCGACAGTGTGA
- a CDS encoding GAP family protein, which translates to MSLVEVLPLAIVMVAGPQILSPIFLATSEQWRANSLAYVFGAALSISLVVFVAYLLGNSFGGGGGLLGASAREVLFVVVLVLLLYAAVETYRKRNVSEPPEWMGKLTTATPGFSLKLGFLLLGVFPTDVVTSVSVGTYLAANGDPVTDAAGFVLLTLFILSLPSLSVFLLGERAEAALPGIRDWMNDNSWIISEAVIAIFLVLTLQNLLG; encoded by the coding sequence ATGAGCCTCGTGGAAGTTCTCCCGCTGGCCATCGTGATGGTCGCGGGTCCACAGATACTCTCCCCGATCTTCCTCGCGACGAGCGAGCAGTGGCGGGCGAATTCGCTGGCCTACGTCTTCGGTGCAGCGCTCTCCATCAGCCTCGTCGTCTTCGTCGCGTACCTCCTCGGGAACAGTTTCGGCGGTGGCGGCGGCCTGTTAGGGGCGAGCGCGAGAGAGGTCCTCTTCGTCGTCGTCCTCGTGTTACTCCTCTACGCGGCAGTGGAGACCTACCGAAAGCGGAACGTGTCCGAGCCGCCGGAGTGGATGGGGAAGTTGACCACAGCGACGCCCGGGTTTTCGTTGAAACTGGGCTTTCTTCTGTTGGGCGTGTTCCCGACCGACGTCGTCACCTCGGTCAGTGTCGGCACCTACCTCGCAGCGAACGGCGATCCGGTCACGGACGCGGCCGGCTTCGTCCTGCTCACGCTCTTTATCCTGTCGCTTCCGTCGCTCAGCGTGTTCCTGCTCGGCGAGCGAGCGGAAGCCGCGCTCCCGGGGATTCGCGACTGGATGAACGACAACTCGTGGATCATCTCCGAGGCAGTAATCGCGATTTTCCTCGTCCTGACGCTTCAGAACCTCCTCGGTTAA
- a CDS encoding universal stress protein — MASRILVALDESPQARAAFRHALSTYPDAEIHVLHVNDPREWSSSDGMGGFYSEDAYERTQQSAEQLLDEAAEIAREYDAAVTTNTTVGKAAPGIVRYAEEHDVDHIVLGSHGRRGLSRFLLGSVAERVARRSPGSVTIVREEQSDREA; from the coding sequence ATGGCATCACGAATCCTGGTCGCGCTCGACGAGTCGCCACAGGCACGCGCCGCGTTCCGACACGCGCTGTCGACGTATCCCGATGCGGAGATCCACGTGCTGCACGTGAACGATCCGCGAGAGTGGTCCAGTAGCGACGGAATGGGAGGATTCTATTCGGAGGACGCGTACGAGCGAACGCAGCAGTCCGCGGAACAGCTCCTCGACGAGGCAGCCGAAATCGCGCGGGAGTACGACGCGGCGGTAACGACGAACACGACCGTCGGGAAAGCGGCACCGGGAATCGTCCGGTATGCGGAAGAGCACGACGTCGATCACATCGTTCTCGGCAGCCACGGCCGCCGCGGGCTGTCACGATTCCTCCTCGGCAGCGTCGCCGAACGCGTCGCTCGCCGCTCGCCGGGGTCCGTGACGATCGTTCGAGAGGAGCAGTCGGACCGAGAGGCGTAG
- a CDS encoding SOUL family heme-binding protein — MRTSRKALYWLGLLFALWIGWGAYVTRTTERVPSETLARFDGIELRRYPQSVLVETTAPDAGTAFRRLFRYISGANERREDVAMTAPVAIRGESESVPMTAPVRTDMDGDGVTMAFFLPSTYGPARAPTPTDPTVSLVVEPPRTVAVRRFSWYATDDRVDREQDRLREELARRGLEARDDPSLLQYNDPWTPPFMRTNEIEVDLAAVPEQFHSDHGGW; from the coding sequence ATGCGTACGTCACGGAAGGCACTGTACTGGCTCGGCCTGTTGTTCGCGCTGTGGATCGGTTGGGGCGCGTACGTCACCCGAACGACCGAGCGCGTCCCGTCGGAAACGCTGGCGCGATTCGACGGGATCGAGCTGCGACGGTATCCGCAATCCGTGCTGGTCGAAACGACGGCACCGGACGCGGGAACGGCGTTTCGACGGCTCTTTCGCTACATCTCCGGTGCAAACGAGCGGCGCGAGGACGTCGCGATGACCGCACCGGTCGCGATCCGAGGCGAAAGCGAATCGGTCCCCATGACCGCTCCGGTCCGAACCGATATGGACGGCGACGGCGTGACGATGGCCTTTTTCCTCCCGTCGACGTACGGACCCGCGCGCGCCCCGACCCCGACCGATCCAACCGTCAGCCTCGTCGTCGAACCGCCGCGAACGGTCGCAGTACGGCGGTTCTCCTGGTACGCCACGGACGACCGCGTCGACCGCGAGCAGGATCGGCTGCGCGAGGAACTCGCCCGACGGGGTCTCGAGGCGAGAGACGACCCATCACTGCTCCAGTACAACGATCCGTGGACGCCGCCGTTCATGCGAACCAACGAGATCGAAGTCGATCTGGCGGCCGTTCCGGAGCAGTTCCACAGCGATCATGGGGGGTGGTGA
- a CDS encoding universal stress protein gives MYDDILVPTDGREGTDRAIDEAIGLAGEHDATLHTLYVVNSAAIAPGIDFDDLEEIGRQAVEYVRDRAAAAGVEHVECDVTHGLRHRSILAYADEHGIDLIVLGRHRELDHLVRGSVSKRVSEAASVPVLIVE, from the coding sequence ATGTACGACGACATTCTCGTTCCGACCGATGGACGCGAAGGCACCGACCGCGCGATCGACGAAGCGATCGGTCTCGCCGGCGAACACGATGCCACGCTGCATACGCTGTACGTGGTTAACTCGGCTGCGATCGCTCCCGGTATCGACTTCGACGATCTCGAGGAGATCGGTCGACAGGCGGTCGAGTACGTCCGGGATCGTGCGGCGGCGGCCGGCGTCGAGCACGTCGAGTGCGACGTTACGCACGGGCTTCGTCACCGATCGATTCTCGCGTACGCCGACGAACACGGGATCGATCTCATCGTCCTCGGTCGACACCGAGAACTGGACCACCTCGTTCGCGGGAGCGTGTCGAAACGCGTCTCCGAAGCGGCGTCGGTTCCGGTGTTGATCGTCGAGTGA
- a CDS encoding nicotinate phosphoribosyltransferase → MSEPTFGFVSAETLPLFTDLYELRMMQAYANRDHNPRATFSLFVRDLPPNRGYMVAAGLEQAIHYVESLSFEDRALEYLAEQGFDDAFLERLAAFEFTGEIRGVPEGTPVFANEPLLEVTAPILQAQLLETALINQIGYQSLIATKASRMRDVIDRDGDGQRLIDFGSRRAHGTDAGMKAARAAYIGGFDGTSNVAAGEAFGIPVSGTMAHSWVQSFERERDAFEAFVAEYGDESVLLIDTYETVGGARIAREVADAADVDLRGVRLDSGDLPALSKAVDEVVPGVDQFISSGIDEYAIRAFFDRGGVGAGFGPGTALVTSADAPKVEGVYKLVAVERDGEMQPTMKLSAGKVTYPGSKTVRRTESDGQYAGDIVGLRDESLPGSEQLVPVIEDGKRVSELPDLDRIRDTATAKRRMLPVEHRRIDDPDPYPVQIGEKLRQETDRLRRTLE, encoded by the coding sequence ATGTCCGAACCGACGTTCGGCTTCGTGTCAGCGGAGACCCTCCCGCTGTTCACTGACCTGTACGAACTGCGGATGATGCAGGCCTACGCGAATCGGGATCACAACCCGCGGGCGACGTTCAGCCTCTTCGTCCGCGACTTACCGCCGAACCGCGGCTACATGGTGGCGGCGGGTCTGGAACAGGCGATCCACTACGTCGAATCGCTCTCGTTCGAGGACCGTGCGCTCGAGTATCTGGCCGAACAGGGGTTCGACGACGCGTTCCTCGAGCGACTGGCGGCGTTCGAGTTCACGGGAGAGATCCGCGGGGTGCCCGAGGGGACGCCCGTGTTCGCGAACGAACCGCTGCTCGAGGTAACGGCACCGATCCTGCAGGCACAGCTGCTCGAGACGGCGCTGATCAACCAGATCGGATACCAATCGCTGATCGCGACGAAGGCGAGTCGAATGCGGGACGTGATCGATCGAGACGGGGACGGGCAGCGGCTGATCGATTTCGGTTCGAGACGGGCACACGGAACGGACGCCGGGATGAAAGCGGCGCGGGCCGCGTACATCGGCGGCTTCGACGGAACGTCGAACGTCGCGGCCGGCGAGGCGTTCGGGATACCCGTCTCCGGGACGATGGCCCACTCGTGGGTCCAGAGTTTCGAACGCGAACGCGACGCCTTCGAGGCCTTCGTCGCCGAGTACGGTGACGAGAGCGTGCTGTTGATCGACACCTACGAGACGGTCGGTGGTGCACGAATTGCGCGCGAGGTCGCCGACGCGGCGGACGTGGACCTCCGGGGCGTCCGGCTCGATTCGGGAGATCTCCCCGCGCTCTCGAAGGCGGTCGACGAGGTCGTCCCTGGCGTCGACCAGTTCATCTCGTCGGGGATCGACGAGTACGCGATCCGCGCGTTCTTCGACCGCGGCGGCGTTGGGGCGGGCTTCGGACCGGGAACGGCGCTGGTGACGAGCGCCGACGCGCCGAAAGTCGAGGGTGTCTACAAACTCGTCGCCGTCGAACGCGACGGAGAGATGCAGCCGACGATGAAGCTCTCGGCGGGGAAGGTAACCTATCCGGGATCGAAGACCGTCCGCCGGACCGAGTCGGACGGCCAATACGCCGGCGACATCGTCGGTCTCCGGGACGAATCCCTGCCCGGATCGGAGCAGTTGGTACCCGTCATCGAGGACGGGAAGCGGGTCTCCGAACTGCCGGACCTCGATCGCATTCGAGACACCGCGACCGCGAAGCGACGGATGCTCCCCGTCGAACATCGACGAATCGACGATCCCGACCCGTATCCCGTTCAGATCGGCGAGAAACTCCGGCAGGAGACCGACCGACTGAGACGAACGCTCGAGTAG
- a CDS encoding universal stress protein yields MSDRLLVPYDGSDPAEDALEYALETFPDGDVVALYVVPVPEGYWAAFQEPDERIPAADGAHDHGRDILDEAADVAANRDREIETEIATGKPDHEIVERAVDGAYDTIVIGSHGREGISRILLGSVAENVVRRSPIPVVVVR; encoded by the coding sequence ATGAGTGACCGACTCCTCGTACCGTACGACGGTTCGGACCCGGCGGAAGACGCACTCGAGTACGCACTCGAGACGTTCCCGGACGGGGACGTCGTCGCCCTGTACGTCGTTCCGGTTCCGGAAGGCTACTGGGCGGCATTTCAGGAACCAGACGAACGGATTCCCGCGGCCGACGGGGCACACGACCACGGACGCGATATCCTCGACGAAGCGGCCGATGTCGCCGCGAACCGCGACCGCGAGATCGAGACGGAAATCGCTACCGGAAAACCCGATCACGAGATCGTCGAGCGGGCGGTGGACGGCGCGTACGATACGATCGTCATCGGCAGCCACGGGCGAGAGGGAATCTCGCGTATCCTGCTGGGGAGCGTCGCGGAAAACGTCGTTCGTCGGTCGCCGATACCGGTCGTCGTGGTTCGGTAG
- a CDS encoding flavodoxin domain-containing protein yields MASVLVLYGTGEGQTRDVAARITETLDDRGHDVTAIDADDRPATVDLDGFDAVLVGASIHAGTHQSSVLEFVRSNRAALGAMPTAFFQVSLSSATEDGRAQAAGYFEAFVDETEWHPDRVGFFGGALRYSEYGFLKRLLMKQIARRTLSDTPEADASGDVEFTDWDEVEAFARDVAAFVEGRLGVAPPAAGERTESE; encoded by the coding sequence ATGGCATCGGTTCTCGTCCTCTACGGCACCGGTGAGGGGCAGACGCGAGACGTCGCCGCCCGCATTACCGAGACGTTGGACGACCGCGGTCACGACGTAACGGCGATCGACGCCGACGACCGTCCAGCGACGGTCGACCTCGACGGGTTCGACGCGGTCCTCGTCGGCGCGTCGATTCACGCCGGGACACACCAGTCGTCGGTTCTCGAGTTCGTGCGATCGAATCGGGCGGCGCTGGGTGCAATGCCGACGGCGTTCTTTCAGGTGTCACTGTCGTCCGCGACCGAGGACGGTCGCGCGCAAGCGGCGGGCTACTTCGAGGCGTTCGTCGACGAGACGGAGTGGCACCCCGACCGAGTCGGGTTCTTCGGCGGCGCGTTGCGCTATTCGGAGTACGGGTTCCTCAAGCGGCTACTGATGAAACAAATCGCCAGGCGGACGCTCTCGGACACGCCCGAAGCCGACGCGTCGGGGGACGTCGAGTTCACGGACTGGGACGAAGTCGAGGCCTTCGCCCGCGACGTCGCTGCGTTCGTCGAAGGCCGGTTGGGCGTCGCGCCGCCGGCCGCGGGCGAGCGGACGGAATCGGAGTGA
- a CDS encoding aminotransferase class V-fold PLP-dependent enzyme, whose protein sequence is MTPAELRADIPALQESAYLNFGAHGPSPKYVVDAADEFVREHEYDAPVADDPYDTAFRAFDRTRETVASFVGAEPDEIALTESTTAGLNAVANAIDWQPGDVVVRTDLEHPAGTLPWQRLEREGVRVRVVETNDGRIDLDRFAEAVADARLACFSAVTWTHGTRLPVAELVDIAHEAGAFTLVDAVQVPGQLPMDVAKWGADAVAAAGHKWLLGLWGGGFLYVDRDVADGLEPRTVGYRSVETPTADPYEFAAGARRFEVGSANPAPHVALREAIDVIDEVGIDRIEARARRLAERLADSVPDDRLRSPSAPESGLVTIDTDDPAATVERLAADGIVVRALPEPNAVRASVHAVNTATDIDRLLEGLEREW, encoded by the coding sequence ATGACGCCAGCCGAACTCCGGGCGGATATCCCCGCCCTGCAGGAGAGCGCCTATCTCAACTTCGGCGCACACGGGCCGAGCCCGAAGTACGTGGTCGACGCCGCCGACGAGTTCGTCCGCGAACACGAGTACGACGCGCCGGTCGCGGACGACCCCTACGACACCGCGTTTCGGGCGTTCGACCGCACGCGAGAGACGGTCGCGTCGTTCGTCGGGGCCGAACCGGACGAGATCGCGCTCACCGAGAGCACGACTGCCGGACTCAACGCCGTCGCGAACGCGATCGACTGGCAGCCCGGCGATGTCGTCGTCCGAACGGACCTCGAGCATCCGGCCGGAACGCTCCCCTGGCAGCGCCTCGAGCGGGAGGGCGTCAGGGTTCGCGTCGTCGAGACGAACGACGGCAGAATCGACCTCGATCGGTTCGCCGAGGCCGTCGCCGACGCCAGACTCGCCTGTTTCAGCGCGGTTACGTGGACTCACGGAACGCGGCTGCCGGTGGCGGAACTGGTCGACATCGCCCACGAGGCCGGCGCGTTTACGCTCGTCGACGCCGTGCAGGTGCCCGGACAGCTGCCGATGGACGTCGCGAAGTGGGGCGCCGACGCGGTCGCCGCCGCCGGGCACAAGTGGCTGTTGGGGCTGTGGGGTGGCGGATTCCTCTACGTCGATCGAGACGTCGCCGACGGCCTCGAGCCGCGAACGGTCGGCTATCGGAGCGTCGAGACGCCGACCGCGGACCCCTACGAGTTCGCGGCCGGCGCGCGTCGATTCGAAGTCGGATCGGCGAACCCGGCACCCCACGTCGCGCTCCGGGAAGCGATCGACGTGATCGACGAAGTCGGCATCGACCGAATCGAAGCTCGCGCCCGTCGTCTCGCCGAACGGCTGGCCGACAGCGTCCCCGACGATCGGCTTCGGAGTCCGTCGGCTCCGGAGTCCGGGCTGGTGACGATCGACACCGACGACCCGGCGGCGACCGTCGAGCGCCTCGCGGCCGACGGGATCGTCGTTCGAGCGCTTCCCGAACCGAACGCCGTTCGGGCCTCAGTCCACGCGGTCAATACCGCGACCGATATCGATCGATTACTCGAGGGACTGGAGCGGGAGTGGTAG
- a CDS encoding class I SAM-dependent methyltransferase — MERFRNTGQPDWDWWGRLWPTPGSTLRRLGIASCQSVAAVACGNGYFALPAARITDPEPVYALDLEESLLEECVRVAERQRIENVVPVHGDARRMAALLPERVETVLVANTFHGIDDQQGFVRQASESLRPGGRFVVVNWHAQRRETTTVAGEPRGPPTDLRLSPDETASVVRGCATFSLEERIELPPYHYALLFERADD, encoded by the coding sequence ATGGAGCGATTTCGGAACACGGGGCAACCCGACTGGGACTGGTGGGGACGGCTCTGGCCGACGCCCGGCTCGACGCTCCGCCGCCTCGGGATCGCCTCGTGTCAGTCGGTCGCTGCGGTCGCCTGCGGGAACGGCTACTTCGCGCTTCCCGCCGCCCGGATCACCGATCCCGAACCGGTCTACGCGCTCGACCTCGAGGAGTCGTTGCTCGAGGAGTGCGTTCGCGTCGCCGAACGACAGCGGATCGAGAACGTCGTACCCGTTCACGGCGACGCGCGACGGATGGCGGCGCTGCTCCCGGAACGCGTCGAGACGGTGCTGGTCGCGAACACGTTCCACGGAATCGACGACCAGCAGGGGTTCGTCCGGCAGGCCTCGGAGTCACTCCGTCCAGGCGGGCGGTTCGTCGTCGTCAACTGGCACGCCCAGCGGCGTGAGACGACCACCGTCGCGGGCGAACCCCGGGGGCCACCGACCGACCTGCGGCTGTCCCCCGACGAGACGGCGTCCGTCGTGCGAGGGTGTGCGACGTTCTCGCTCGAGGAGCGAATCGAACTGCCGCCGTATCACTATGCGCTGCTGTTCGAACGGGCAGACGACTGA
- a CDS encoding YgaP family membrane protein, which produces MKNNIGSTDRIGRAVGGAVLAAIGVATLVGALEFGTVVGVLAVVVGAVLLGTALTRICLLYRILGVDTSESG; this is translated from the coding sequence ATGAAGAACAATATCGGATCGACGGACCGGATCGGCCGAGCGGTCGGCGGCGCAGTCCTGGCAGCCATCGGCGTCGCGACGCTCGTCGGCGCACTCGAGTTCGGGACGGTGGTGGGCGTCCTCGCGGTGGTGGTTGGGGCCGTCCTCCTCGGGACCGCGCTGACTCGAATCTGTCTCCTGTATCGGATTCTGGGCGTCGATACGTCCGAGTCCGGCTAA